One Cucumis melo cultivar AY chromosome 8, USDA_Cmelo_AY_1.0, whole genome shotgun sequence genomic window, AGAACTTCTTCATACAGATTTAATGGGTCCTATGTAAATAGAGAGTCTTGGAGGCAAAAAGTATGTCTTTGTAGTTATGGATGATTTCTCTAGATTCACGTGGATAAGATTTCTCAGAGGAAAATTAGATACTGACAAAGTATGCATCAGTTTGTGTTTAAGCCTTCAACGTGAGCAAGGAAATATTATTGTTCGAATTAGAAGCGATCATGGAAAGGAATTTGAGAATAAAGAACTGAATAATTTCTGTGAAGTAGAAGGTATTCATCACAAGTATTCAACTCCCTtaacacctcaacaaaatgagGTGGTAGAGAGAAAAAACAGAACTTTACAAGAGATGACGAGAGTCATGCTTCATGCCAAAACTCTTTCACTTTAGTTTTGGCTTTAAGCTATGAATACTTGTCACATCCATAATCGAATTACTACTTGTTCTGGAACATCTGTAACTTTGTATGAGTTATGGAAAGGCAGGAAACCAAATGCTAAGTATTTTCATGTATTTAGAAGTACTTGTTATATTCTTGCAGATAGAGAGTATCACAGAAAATGGGATGCTAAATCTGATATAGGTATCTTTCTAGGATATTCTCATAATAGTCGTACCTATGGAGTATTCAATAATAGAGTGAGGATAGTTATGGAAACTACAAAAGTGGTTGTGAATGATAATAAGAAGTCACTGTACAGACGAATAGATGACGAGGATGATCTACCAATTCAATCTTCGGTTGCTCCTGAATTATATATTGTTGATGTTCCTTCAGTAGATACAAATGTTACTAATTATGGTAATAGCTCTAAATCGACTAAGAAGGAAGTAATTTCTTATGTAAGTGAACTTGCTCCATCTTCACATGTTCAAAAGAATCATCCCTTAAGCTCTATAATTGGGGATCCATCAGTTGGAATAACTACCAGAAAGAAAGATAAGATTGATTATGCCTAGATTATAGCAAATATTTGTTACACTTCATCTATTGAGCCTACATCAGCCAATGAAGCTCTAAAAGATGAATTCTTGATAAATGCAATGCAAGAGAAACTATTacaattcaaataaaataatgtgTGGACTTTTGTGCCTAAACCTGAGGAAGCTAATATCATAGAAACCAAATGGATATTAAAAAACAAGACAATGAGAAGGGATCGATAGCTAGATTGGTTGCACAAGGTTGCTCTCAAGTAGAAGAGGTGGATTTTGATGAAACCTTCGCACCTGTAGCTAAACTTGAAGTTATTCGCCTTCTACTTAGCATATTATGCGTTAGAAAATTCAAACTATATAAAATGGATGTTAAAAGTGTCTTTTTGAATTGGGCTTGAATGAAGAAGTGTATGTGGCTCAACCTAAGGgttttattaatttactttatcCTCAGCATGTGTATAAACTCAATAAAGCTTTGTATGGGCTAAAGCAGACACCCAGAACTTGGTATGAACGTCTCACGATTTATCTTGGTCACAAAGGTTATTCCAAAGGTGGTATTGATAAGACCTTATTTATAAATAAACCTGACACAAATTTGATtattacataaatatatattgatAATATCATATTTTGTGGATTTTCAAAAGAGCTtgtcaataattttattgatATTATGCAGTTCAAATTTGAAATGAGCATGGTTGGGGAGTTTTCCtgttttcttggtcttgagATTAAGCAAAGGAAAGAGGGCATCTTTATATCATAGGAGAAAAATGCTAAGAACATTGTTAAAAAGTTCTAACTTGAGAAATCTCAGCAAAAGAGGACTTCAACCATTACACATGTTAAAATTACCAAAGATAGTGATGGAGAAACTGTAGATAATAAACTTTACAGAAGCATGATTGGTAGTTTACTCTATTTGACGGCCAGTAGACTTGACATTGCCTATGTTGTAGGAATATGTGCTTGGTTTCAATTTGATCCTCGTGTTTCACATCTTGCTGTAGTTAAAAGAATTATCAAATATGTTCATGGCACAAGTAAGTTTGGAGCATTATACTCAGATGATACAAACTCTATTCTTGTCGGCTACTGTGATGCACTCGGCTACTGTGATGCTGATTGGGCAGAATGCTCAGAAGATAGGAAAAGCACTTCACGAGAATGTTTCTTTCTTGATAACAATTTAATCTCCTGGTTtagtaaaaaacaaaattatgtttCATTATCCAGAGTAGAGACAGAGTATATTACAGCTGGGAGTGGGTGCACTCAGTTTATATGGATGAAATAGAAGCTAAATGAATATGGTATACAATAGAAGACTATGAAACtttattgtgataatatgagtgcAATTGATATTTCGAAGAACCTTGTTCAACATAGTAGAACCAAACATATTGATATTAGGCATCATTTTATTAGGGGGCTTATTGAAGGAAAAATTATCACTCTTGAGCATGTTTGGTCGAATCTTCAACTGGCTAATATCTTTACTAAACCACTGGATGTGAGCTCATTTGAGCATTTGAGAGTTGGTTTAGGTGTTTGTaagatttaattatttttatatactattttattaattaagtgaGACATGGAGAAAAGTTGAGTGGCATATATTTATGGCCACGTTAGTGAAATATTTGCTTTTTTAGGGGTTATtcaatttgttcaattttatgCAGGAAgtctattttttgtttaaagTCCCCTCATCTTTAAGAAACCCCTTCATCTTCGTGATTCAGAGTTCACGTTCTTTGAGTTTTTTCGTGGTTGAAAATGGTGAACACGCGTAGAGACAAGTATCAAGCTCACTCGCTCAACGTTGTTGCTGAAGTTTCTGACACCAGAACCAACATGCATGGAGTTTGAATGAGGGGACATCGTTTTAAGAGTACTCCTCAAAGACCCTATTGACTGCTATCCAAGAAGAATTGGGTATCTCTTTCTGATAGCTCGAGTGTGCCATTGCATGATGAAAATGTTGCTGAAATTACTTCTGATAATGTCAAATCTGAACCTGTTCCTTTTGAGTCTCATTTGTCTACTATGAATTCAGATGAAAGGGATGATATTTCATTAGCCAGTTTATTaataagggtttttttttgaAGTCTAGGTCTGTTGCtgtcactagaagaaatatgacctttaatgtcggttgtaaAACATGAaaacggatctttaatgtcgttttttaaaATACGGATGTTTAAAgtcgattttaaaccgacatcaaagatgaaggattaatgtcgattttaaaccgacattaaagatctgTTTTTTTCAAACCGACATTATAGATATATTAAACATTATAATTTCGTAAAAGATATATTTAGGGTTTCAAACCCCAAGTCACCATCTCTCCTGCCGCTTTCCATTTCTCTTTCCCTTcccctttccttcatcttcttcagTCGAAGGAAAACCCAGCGCCGACACTTCTCCTTGCCATCGAACATCTGTTCGCCGGTCGTTGTGTCTCCCAACTGCGCTCAATCTGACCACAGCGTCGAATCTggccatttttctttttatcttctatCCTCtatattttcattctttttcccCTTTTTGTTTCGAtctaacctttttttttatggttttcaatttttttctcagCAAATAAAAGATTGGAAAGATGGTAGAAAGGAATAACATAAATGAAGAGATTTAAGAAGAAAGCAGGAATGGGGAATTTAGAATGGAGGTTGTGGGTTTTATATATGGAATCTGAGGCCATGAGTTTCAGGTAATTTCTTCCATCTTTGTTCTAAGAAGAAATGCCTATAAGTTGTAAAGAAATTTCTGACTCTGGGTTTTGCTTATTCTCAATATTTTCTTCCTCCTTAGGTCCTTACAACGTAATGACATTTGATTTTGAGGATTTTGTGTCTCCCAAATGATTTTCGCGCTCCACATCACCGTGTACTTCTACCAAATCCCAATTCCTAATCCATTTCTACTCTTGGTATCCTTCTTTCTCTTCACTTCAAGTACCGTTTTTACGACTAACTTGCTGAAATATTCAACGTTGATTACGGAACTACTCTGAAAATGGCGCTCAAATTCCATCCTCTCACCTCTCAATCTCCTAAGTTTCCGTCCTTTGCGATGCCGCAGCTTGCAAGTCTCAGATCTCCTAAGTTTGTTATGGCCTCCACTCTCCCCTCTACCTCCCAGgtaacttctttttctttttcctcgttttttttttttttgtaatgctTTCCAGATCTTTGTGAATCTTTTGGTATGTGTTCCCTTGTTTTGCATTGCCTATCGTTATATTAACTCCTGTTTTCTTTTGTATATCGTTTTTTTTCGTTCATTTCGAGGTTTGATGTTTTGTTGCTAATGAATTTATTCGATTTATCATTACCTCGGATTGACATTTAATTGCATGGTTGGTGCGTTTTGTTTTGTTGATTGTTTGCTTTTATGTGTCGCAATTCTGTGTGATTCTTTGCGCATTTTATCTTCTTGATGCGGTTTCTTCCacgaattttatttttaattagttttgtGTTTCCATTGGTATTTCATGATTTTTCTTCATGtcgttatattttttttacgaTTGCCTTTGATCTCTTTTACTCAAATGGAGAATGCATTGAATGGTGATGAGCATGGAAGtttttcatttgtattatttttctttctatctCCGTCTTCGTTTTCTATTACATATCACCTCAGTTGAGTGATTATGGATCATTCCTGCTGAAACAAACATGCTTATTCCGTTTTGGCTCAtcaaaatgaaattagatgatcaattttatttttcttcgaCGGTAAATTCGAACTGTAGTTAATTGTGTGGTTGCATGACTGTCCATTCGGTATTCTTTGATTAATTGGGTGTTTCGACTCAATTGTATTTAATTGCTTGCCGTTTATTTTAAGTTACTTCTCTTTAATTTGTACCGTTGGTTTTTGGCTAGATCGTTGCTTAGGTGAAATGGGTTTCTCTTTTGAGCTTGTTTTGATTGTTTCTAAGCAATATTAGAATATACGTCGAATGATTTCCattctttcctcttcattttaCACAAGGCCAGTTAAGGTTCTGGCCAATTTGTTGTTGGTCGCTTTAATAACAGCATTGGAGATTTTGACAGAGGGGTGAGCGATAGAAATAGTGGCTTTGTGTGAGTTATCAATCTGTGGTTAAGAGCATTATTCGGAATGATAGAGCGTAAAGCGAATGTGGGTGGCTTTTTAAACCCGTCATGGATGAGGTCATGAATTCTCATTCAGGAAGGATGTTCAGCGATAGAAAATGGATTGTTCCATTCTTTGCAAGTCTGCTCATTTCAAGTACCCTGCTTCTAACAGCGACTTTAAGGTTGTTTATTCCTTCACAAAGTGATGAGCAATTGCCATTGGATGCTGTTTCGTTTGCAAAAGAGGAGGATTCGAGTGGGTTTTTCATTGAGCCTGAATTAAGAAGTTCATTGAAAGAAACAAGTGGTGTTGTGAAAATGGAACCTCCAAGATTAGCCTATTTAATTTCGGGTACAAAAGACGACAGTCGGAGAATGATGAGGACTTTGCAGGTTGTATATCACCCAAGAAATCAATATGTTCTGCACATGGATCTCGAGGCTCCACCTCGAGAAAGATTGGAGCTGACGAATCTAGTGAAGGCTGATTCAACATTCAATGAGGTAGAAAATGTGCGTGTAATGGCTCAATCCAATTTGGTTACATATAAAGGTCCTACAATGATTGCTTGCACGCTTCAAGCAATATCGGTTTTGTTGAGGGAGAGTATGGATTGGGATAGGTTTATAAATTTAAGTGCTTCAGATTATCCATTGATGACACAAGATGGTTAGTACACTTGTTTTATACTTCTATGATCAGTTCATCTCTTCCAGTTCCTATTGAT contains:
- the LOC103495858 gene encoding beta-glucuronosyltransferase GlcAT14B-like gives rise to the protein MDEVMNSHSGRMFSDRKWIVPFFASLLISSTLLLTATLRLFIPSQSDEQLPLDAVSFAKEEDSSGFFIEPELRSSLKETSGVVKMEPPRLAYLISGTKDDSRRMMRTLQVVYHPRNQYVLHMDLEAPPRERLELTNLVKADSTFNEVENVRVMAQSNLVTYKGPTMIACTLQAISVLLRESMDWDRFINLSASDYPLMTQDDLFHVFSNITRNFNFIEHSQIAGWKLSHRAKPIIIDLGFYLSKKSKLAWTTQRRSLPTSFKLFTG